The Temnothorax longispinosus isolate EJ_2023e chromosome 7, Tlon_JGU_v1, whole genome shotgun sequence genome contains a region encoding:
- the Snx16 gene encoding sorting nexin-16, whose product MSNSEAGVGCISEVTLAISKARSSQAGTVRVLDSPDSNGSGHSNSFTVQRFNYTNDNNTNSDILQSPLTSDDLRIPIVGYEIMEERARFTVYKLRVELKNGDCWFVFRRYTDFVRLLAQLKRQKVPITHLALPRKKWLGDNFAPSFLEERICGLQTFVNGILSSPLLIGVSCVREFFCLDEPPALSDTAEESRAIFEALEDTIYNLRQQLRERDAALSSEKTICNEFRKKLHQILSERQTCSKCGATQ is encoded by the exons ATGTCCAATTCAGAGGCTGGTGTGGGATGCATTAGTGAGGTAACACTCGCAATTAGCAAAGCAAGAAGTTCTCAGGCAGGCACCGTGAGAGTTCTTGATAGCCCCGACTCCAATGGATCTGGCCATTCAAATTCATTTACCGTACAGCGATTTAATTACACTAATGATAACAATACCAATTCGGATATTCTTCAGTCACCCCTTACCAGCGATGACTTGAGAATACCTATTGTTGGTTATGAAATCATGGAGGAAAGAGCTAGATTTACA GTCTACAAACTTCGAGTTGAATTGAAAAATGGTGATTGCTGGTTTGTGTTCCGGAGGTACACGGACTTTGTTCGATTACTAGCTCAATTGAAGAGGCAAAAAGTTCCTATTACTCATTTGGCATTACCGAGAAAGAAATGGCTTGGTGACAATTTTGCTCCAAGTTTTTTAGAAGAAAGGATATGTGGCCTTCAGACATTTGTTAATGGCATATTGAGTAGCCCACTTCTCATAGGCGTCTCATGTGTAAGAGAATTCTTTTGTTTGGATGAGCCTCCCGCTTTATCTGATACAGCAGAGGAATCTAGA GCAATATTTGAAGCACTGGAAGAtacgatatataatttgagACAACAATTAAGAGAACGCGATGCGGCACTTTCATCTGAAAAGACTATATGTAATGAATTCCGGAAAAAGCTTCATCAGATATTAAG TGAAAGACAAACCTGTTCAAAATGTGGTGCAACTcaatag